Proteins co-encoded in one Methanobacteriaceae archaeon genomic window:
- a CDS encoding acyltransferase, with translation MSSDKPINAMYGGKVKLDLDKLKNNRKSDEEKSKPVVEVEETITKEPVQEVPNEEVVIESAKEDVIENEVVEEPTDDVKEESSNDECDISDDLKSQLEEKDEKLANQSNELHYLTNNIIPNLKKENSKLKSLKLELTDALEKSTRNYYDQLDINADLSDKIGKLGAEGAVNKVRADKLESELKTIKDDLQAKIDQYKEKLDSIDVEGLKKENSDLFDELSDVKSKLEAAKKENTSLSDEVKTLRNELIEIGNYKDEVDSQNKKEIDGYKEEISSLKNQLRLKESSFDKLSNESNKAIADLKNQVAELEEALEKESNKGLLSRFK, from the coding sequence ATGTCAAGTGATAAACCAATTAATGCCATGTACGGTGGTAAAGTTAAATTAGACTTAGATAAACTCAAAAATAATCGTAAGTCTGATGAAGAAAAATCAAAACCTGTTGTAGAAGTTGAAGAAACCATTACTAAAGAACCTGTTCAAGAAGTTCCTAACGAAGAAGTAGTTATTGAATCTGCTAAGGAAGATGTTATTGAAAATGAAGTAGTAGAAGAACCTACTGATGATGTTAAAGAAGAATCTTCTAACGATGAATGTGACATTTCAGATGACCTAAAATCTCAACTAGAAGAAAAAGATGAGAAATTAGCAAATCAATCAAATGAGCTTCATTATTTGACTAATAATATAATTCCTAATCTTAAAAAAGAAAATTCAAAACTTAAAAGTCTCAAATTGGAATTGACTGATGCTCTTGAAAAAAGTACCAGAAACTATTATGATCAATTAGATATTAATGCTGATTTAAGTGATAAAATTGGAAAACTTGGTGCTGAAGGTGCAGTCAACAAAGTAAGAGCAGACAAGCTAGAATCAGAACTCAAAACTATCAAAGATGATTTACAAGCTAAAATTGATCAATACAAAGAAAAACTCGATTCAATTGATGTAGAAGGATTGAAGAAAGAAAATTCTGATTTGTTTGACGAATTAAGTGATGTCAAATCCAAGTTAGAGGCTGCTAAAAAGGAAAATACCAGTCTTTCTGATGAAGTTAAAACTTTAAGAAATGAACTAATTGAAATTGGTAACTACAAAGATGAAGTTGATTCTCAAAATAAAAAGGAAATTGACGGATATAAAGAAGAAATTTCCTCACTTAAAAATCAGCTCAGACTTAAAGAAAGTAGTTTTGATAAATTATCTAATGAATCCAACAAAGCTATTGCTGATTTGAAAAATCAAGTTGCAGAACTTGAGGAAGCATTAGAAAAAGAATCCAATAAAGGATTATTAAGTAGATTTAAATAG